The Thermodesulfobacteriota bacterium genomic sequence TTTTGAAGTTATTACAATCAAAGAATATTTTGTTAAGAAGGATAACGAGGAATCATTTATTATTTTACGGCATGACGTTGACCGATGTCCTGAAAATGCTCTGAAAATGGCTGAGCTTGAATCAGCGCTTGGCATGTATGCGACCTATTATTTTCGATTTAAGAAAAAGGCTTTTGTTCCACATATAATTAAACAAATAAAGGACCTTGGACATGAGATTGGATATCACTATGAAGTTATGGATAAGGCGAGAGGAAATATTTTTCAGGCTGAGCAAATATTTAATTCTGAATTAACAAGTTTAAGAAAACTGGCTGAAGTAAATACTGTGTGTATGCACGGAAATCCGCTCACTAAATGGGATAACAGAAGTTTTTGGAAGCATTTCTCCTATTCTAAGTTTAGTCTGTTAGGTGAGGCATATCTCAGTATTACTGACCCTGATCTATATTATTCTACAGATACAGGAAGGGGATGGAATAGATTAAAATACAATATGAAAGATATTTTTTCATGTCATTCAATCAGCTACTTACCGACACTTACAACTACCTGGCAGTTGATTGATGTTATCCGGTCAAAAAAATACAAAAAAATCTATTTGCAGATTCATCCAAACAGGTGGAGTTGGAAGTGGCTGCAGTGGCATATCCAGATGGTGGAGGATATTGCTGCGAACCTGACCAAAGTCTTAATTAATTTTTATCGCAGGGCAAAATAAAATCTATGAATGTATTATTAATAAATCCGCCTTATAGTTCTGAAGAAAGATATGGTAGGGACTTGGGTAAGTTTGGCCCCCTTAATGAGCCACTTGGCTTGGCATATATTGGAGCAAACCTTGAAAGAAATGGACATAAGGTGACAATTATTGATGCACCAGCACTGGAATTCAAAGCAGAGGATATTTGCGGCCATATGGAAAAGGAGAAATATGATATGGTCGGTGTTACCATGCTGACACCTATGTATGCCAGAAGTGTTGAGGTCGCTAGAGCTGTATACAATGCATTCCCTAACATTAAAATTGTCGTTGGAGGCCCACATCCGACTATTCTGCCTGAAGAAACCCTTAATGAAAATAAAGAGATAGATTTTGTAGTTATTGGCGAAGGAGAGGTAATATTGTTAAACCTGGTCAATGCTATTGAAAAAGGTAGGAGTATAGATGATATCCCAGGTATAGCCTTTCGAAAAGAGAGTTCAGTATTTGTGAATCCGCCACCTACTATGGTTATAGACCTTGACGAACTGCCGCTTCCTGCCAGACATTTACTTCCGATGGACAAATATCATATAACAAAGAGCAGAACCAAAACCAGTCATGCATTTACAGTAAGTGTAGCCAGGGGATGTCCGTTTAACTGTGCGTTTTGTTGCAGGATATTCGGGCGTAAAGTAAGGCACCACTCTGTTAAAAGAATAATAGAAGAGATTAAAATACTGATAGATGATTATGGAGCAAAAGAAATCAACCTGGAAGCAGATACGCTAACAGTAAATAGGAAGTTTCTGTTTTCACTATGTGACGGACTTATTAGCTCAGGTCTTTCCAACAAGATATCATGGACTTGTGAGAGCCGGATAGATACGGTCGATGAGAATGTGCTAAGAAAAATGAAGGAAGCAGGTTGCTGGCAGACTAGCTATGGAGTTGAAACAGGTTCCCAGCGTTTGCTTGATATTATCCATAAGGATATAACTCTTGAACAGATAGAAAATACTTTTGCTTTCACCAAGAAAGTTGGAATTAGCATTCGTGCATTTTACATGCTTGGTATTCCAACTGAAACAAGAAAGGAGAGCTTACGAACTATTGCCTTTGCAAAAAAACTGGATGCGAGGTGGTCTCAATTTACAGTTTTTACGCCCTTCCCTGGAACAGAACTCTATGACATGGTAGTGAAAGAGGGGGGACTAAGATCAAAAAACTGGTCGAATTATAAAACCCATGGTGGATGGACCAAAGGAGACCTGGCATACGTCCCTAGAGGCCGAACAATTGAGGAAATGAAAATACTTCAGAAAAAAGCTTATCGGGCTGTGTATATTCGCCCAAAGGTTATTTTTAGGCTCTTAAAGGAAATTGATTCGATTGGCAAGTTAAAAGAATATGTCATCGGATTTTGGGTTTTGTTAAAAACGGCTTTGCCATCGCGTGGGGGAAAAAACAGTGTAGTCAAAATTAGTCGAAATGATCTGGAAAATTTTGCAAAAGGCGTTTATGTAGATTCTCCTGTATATTTTAGCGCAAACAGCCTTATTAGATATATTAACTGGAAAAAGCTTGATTTTGCCTTAACATTATTTAAATCGAAAAATAATCATGTCATTCTTGATTTTGCTTGTGGAAACGGTGTGATGTTCCCAACGTTATCGGGGCTGTTTAATTTTGTTATTGGTATTGACCTGCATACTACAGCTGCAGCTAGATTAAAAAAAAGGTTCGAGTTAAAAAATGTTTTTCCTGTAACCGCCAATGGGTTGAAACTTCCTTTTAAAGATAAATCCTTTTCCACAATTCTAACTGCGTCGACATTGGAACATTTCAAAGAATTGGATGAAGTTGTACGAGAATTAGCCCGTATTATGGAGCCAGATGGATATTTACTGTTGCTGGTTCCAACAGAAAACATGTTTTATAAAGTTGGACGTATTTTATTTGGGTATAAAAAACCTGAGGATCATTACTATTCAGCCAGTGAAATAGAGAAAGCTGTTGAGCAGCATTTTAAATCTGAAATTAAGAAGTATTTCCCAATAAATATTCTTCCTTTTATATCTGTATATCGGCTTGGCAGGTTCAGAAAGGCTGAAGACTGCTCATCTCACTGAGACATCTTAATTCTGTAGAGGAGACAATATCTTGCTTCGCAGATTAATGGATATTTTAGCCTGTCCGATATGCGCCCAACCCTTTAAATTAAAAATAATTAAGAAAAAAAACACAAATTGGCATTGCAACGATATTCCTGGTTGTAATCATTATTGTGAATTTATTTCCAGTAATATCACATCTAAAGATCAAGTGGAAACACATTCTCTTTGCAATAAATGTTACAAAGAAGAAATAATTCAGGGAGAGTTATTATGCCCCAACGGACACGTATTTCCTATTGTTGATGCGGTCCCGAGACTACATGATCTTGATATTGGTAGGTTAAGAACAAAAAAGACTTTTGATGTTGAATGGAAAGTATTTAATTACGATGAAAAGATATATGGTCATTCGCAGGAAGAGGAGCTGAAGGATTTATTCCGCCGAATGGTTGTAAATGAGCGATTTTTCAATGGCAAGACAGTTCTTGACGCTGGGTGTGGGATAGGCAGAGTTACCCAAAGTATCAGCAAATTGGCTAAAGAAGTAATTGGGATTGATTTTAGTTTAGGGGTAGATGAAGCATATATACTGAATGAAAAGAATCTAAACGTTCACATCCTTCAGGCTGATATTATGAACCTTCCATTTAGGTTGTCATATTTTGATTATATTTACAGCAAGGGAGTACTCCATTATGTTTCTGATGTCCAACAATGTCTATCCAGCCTGGCTGAAAATGTCATGCCTGGAGGGGCCTTATCTATTACAATATATCCAAAAATGAGACCACTCTTTGAAAAGGTTAATCGACTGCTGAGAAAGATTACGGTAATATTACCAATTAAAGCGGTATATGTTATGAGTTTTCTTTTAATACCTTTCATTACTCTGGCTTGGAAATTGAGCGGCACAAAAGGGCGTTATATCGGCTGGAATGAGCGTGCTCATATGATTTTTAACTGGCTTGCTTCAGAGTTTCAAAATAAAGCTTCAAATAAAGAAGTAGTCGGATGGTTTAAAAAACTTGGATTCAATGAAATAAGATTGTCAGATATACCTGTCGGAATTACAGGTATAAAAAAAGAATAAGCAGAAATGCGTCAAGAGGTGTCAGGTTTATTTTGAACTATTTTAGAGAAAAAGTTGATATTAGCTTTAAAAAGACAATAAAGAACTTAATAAAATATGTTTTTTTGGCAATTATTTTTTATTATTTTTTTTTCTATGTTTATGAAAACTGGAACAAAATTGATGAATACAAATATGAAACCGATTGGTTTTATTTAAGCATTTCACTGCTGTTGCTGTTGCTGTCCTTTTCATTGCTTCCCTTATCTCTTAGAAATATTGTTAAAATATTTAAATGCAAGATTTCCTTCAAAAAAGTATGTTTAATTTTATTCTATTCGCAATTTGCAAAATATTTGCCGGGGGGAGTCTGGGGATATGTGGGGCGAGTATATCTTTATAAAAAAGAAGGAATGAGCACAGGTGATGCATCAAAAAGCGTATTGTTGGAAACGTTATTAGTCTTAGTAAGTGGTATCTTTATTTCATTTGGTTCCTTGTTCTTTATTGATAAACTCTCTTCTCTTGAATGGTTAGACAATATATATATACGGAGTGTGGGGATATTAATATCAATTATACTGATATTATTTATGCATCCTAAAATTCTTAACAGTTTATTGGATTTAATGCCAGCTATCATAAATAAAAATAAAGTCCGGTTTAAGTATGAATTTTTATCTTTATTAAAACCGATGTTATACCTGGTTATTTTCTGGCTGGGAGTTGGTATTAGTTTCTGGTTTTTAATTAGAAGTTTTATATATATAGATTCAGTATTATTGCCGATGACCACATGCGCTTTTATCATATCATGGGTAATCGGTCTTTTCGTTTTTTTTACACCAGGTGGGATAGGGACTAGAGAAGCCGTCCTTATAGTAGTGCTTAATTTACATTTACCAGTTTATATTTCAGCCTTCATTGCATTAATGGCACGAATTTGGTGGGTATTAGGAGAATTAATCTGGCTATTTCTTTCTTATCTATTGAACAGGTTCGATAGTAAAGCATAAAAAATCAAATTGCAAAATCAATAACGCAAAACTCTTAATAGCGCAGAAAGATAATCCTTAATAGTAAATCTAATGTTAAATATTTTTCTTCTTTTACAGTAACTGTCCCAAAGCCTGTGAAACAACCTGAAAAGTTTATTAGGAGGTAAAGATACTAGTAATTTTATTAATGGTAAAAATGATGGATGATTAACAGCAAATCCAAAGAATTTGTGCAGATTTTCAATCTTTTTTTTATCTTTATTAGAAAAACAGTTGAGTCGGGATCCTTGAAAATAGCTTTCACTTAACAGATCAAAATTTCCATCGAAATACCCTTTTTCAATTGTGTATTCACCTAATTTTGTTTTTGGGTAAGGTTGAAATACGGTAGAGATTGCATTATCGACTTTGCACCTAATGTTTAATTTTAATGTTTCCATATCAGTTTCAAAAGAACCTTCAGGCAACCCTAAAATATTTTCAGCTCCGATTGGAATATTATATTTATGAACAAGATTAAAAGCATTAATTATTTCTTCTTTGGTCATATTTCTTTCAAGAAGTTCTGTTCTGATCTTATCGTTCCCTGATTCAATTGCCATATATACAGACATACAGCCTGCTTCTTTTATTAGTCTGATTTTTTCATCGGTCACCAGTTTTACCTGAAGGTTACAGACAAAGGGTAGATTAATTTCCTGTTTATATAGATTTTTAAATTCTTTAAGCCAGCTTATAGGAGGAAGGATGAATATATCATCTATAAATCTAACAATCTCAAGAGGATATCTGTTCTTTACTTCTCGTATTTCATCAATAACATTTTGAACGCTTCGCCAGCGTATTATTTTATTTCCCTTATATAAGTTTTTATAAGCCCTGTTAAAACAGTATGTGCAGTTAAAAGGACATCCACTATTGCTCATAAAGCGTTTTATTTTATTTTCACGGAGATACTTATCTTTCATGTACACCATGTCGCGGTCGGGAAAGGGTAGTTCATCAAGATCTTCAAGCAAGGGCCGAATCGGATTTTTAATAACAGCCCCGGCTTTTTTAATCCAAAGATTGTTGATGCCAGAGATGTCGGAACCTTGCTCGATGTTGTCGGCAAGTTCCAGCATGGCATACCCACCTTCTCCAATACATATTGCGTCAACATTTTCTTGATATACAGTTTCAGGGAAAAATGTTGTATGGGGACCACCGAGAATTGAGAAGGTTTTAATTTCTGTTTTGACTTGGTCATTGATTTTTAAATACTCAGCATGGCTTCCGGAAATAACAGAGTATCCGACTATATCGGGCGAATAGTTTTTTAAACAATGGAGCCAGTTTTTTTTTGAAGCTATAAAAAGAGCAATGCTATGCCCTTTGGTCCTTAGAAGGCTGGAAATGTACATTATTCCCAGTGGCTCCGCAATTTCATGGTTTTTAATTATAAAGGCTATTTTCATTTGCTGGCTTCTTTCTGATTTATCCTAAAAACAATTAGGATATAGTTTTATAAAACTATTCAGGCCTGAGAAAATTCATTAGACTGTTTAGCTGCTTTTCATTTAGTAAAAGATATGCAAGCCGTGCTTGGAGCTCATATCGAAGGAACCTCAGATAAGTCCAGTTGGACTTCCAGCTTTTTTTTGTTTCCCATTCAACAGGAGCAGGATATATTTTAAATCTATTTTTATGAAAAAGATCAGCAGCCCTTTTAATGTGGAAATCGTGGGTTACTAGAATAAGACTGTCCCAACCCTTTTTTTTGATCATTAGTGAAGTGTTATGGACATTATTATAAGTATCTTTAGATCCAGATTCAATAAGTATTCTTTGTTCAGGAATACCTAGCCTTAAAGCCTCAGCAGCCATTCTGTTTGAGCCAGGTAGTCCGGTTCCTCTTTTATCGGCACATCCCCCAGAAAATAAAATATTCGGTGATAGTTCTTTTTTCCATATTTGTATCGCTTTTTGAATACGGTGAAGTGAATATTTGTCAAGGTGGTTTCTTTCAGTAATTCCATAGCCGCTGTAAAGAACAACAATTACCGGTGAAGCCTGGATATTTTCTTCATAGATAAATGGTCTGGAAATGATCCATGGTAATTCACTAAACCCAAGAAGAAGTACAATTAATATTATGCAAAAAGAGAATGCGGAAAATAGAATTTTGGGATTTCTAATTTTCATAAAACAAATATTATCATCAGTATCCAGTTTAAATCCTAATGGATTCAGTTGATTTAATTACTTAAAAGCTTGGTTTACATATGTTTTATACAAGGGCTATCAGTTATTAAAGTGCTTTAATACTCTTTTCAGTCTGCTGATATTTAGCTCCACAGGAAGTACATTCCAGATTGTCTGATAGCCTCTCTCCACATTTACACATCCAGCCGACATGTTTTGCGGGATTACCAAATACCAGGGCGTGATTGGGAACACTTTTTGTTACGACAGAACCCGCGCCAATAAAAGAATAAGAACCAAGCGTGACACCACATATAATTGTGGCATTGGCACCGATTGTAGTACCTTTTTTCACCAGAGTCGGCAGGGCTCTATCCATTTTAGGGATTTCAGCTCTGGGGTTATAGACATTGGTAAAGACCATGGAAGGGCCGCAGAAAACACCGTCTTCAAGAGTTGTGCCTTTATAAATGCTCACATTGTTTTGTATCTTGCATTTATCGCCTATGTTTACATCGGGTCCGATAACTACGTTTTGACCAATGTTACAACTATTACCAATTTTCGATCCAGACAGCACATGGGAAAAATGCCATATTTTAGAGTTTGATCCAATCATGCAACCTTCATCAATGATGGCAGTTTGGTGGACAAAATGGGCTTTATCAGAAATTGGTAAATGTTCAGATTCAACTGATAAGCGTTTATCATCAAAAGAAAACGAGACTTTGCAGCCATGATTATCTAAAGAGCGCTGACCGGCCTTTAGTATTTTAAGCACCTTTAAACCTTCACTGCCGTTTGTTTGAGGTTTTGTTCCATGGGAAATACAGGAAAGGAAATGTACACATTCTGCACGCAGGGGTTCGTTTTCCGGGATATCGAATCTTTCTGCATCGGCTTTGGTCGGCACAGGCATGCTATTTTGCCATTTGATCTCATGGGGATAGAGAAGAAGTTTGTCAGGCCAGTTGCGGGTGTCATCGAAAACCGCCATTTTTTTATCACCCACCACGACCAGTTTTTGTTCTTTGAAGGGGTGAAGCCAGGAAACGAAGATATGGGCCCTAAGGCCGGATGGAAATTCAAGATGAGTGGTGGTCACATCAGCAATTTTTTTGTGAAGATAGTTTCCTCCGGTAGCAAAAACACTTTCAGGGTCTTCCCCTGCCAGTGAAAGAATCATGGAAATGTCGTGAGGGGCAAATGACCAGAGGATGTTTTCTTCTCGCCTGATTTTTCCTAGATTAAGCCTATGGGAATAAATATAATTAATACGGCCAAGTTCGCCACTTACAGCTAATTCTTTGAGGCGGACAAAAACAGGGTGATATTGGAGAAGGTGTCCAACCATAAGAATCAGATTCTTTTTTTCGGCCAGCAAAATAAGTTCCTCACCTTCTTTTTCTTGAAGTACCAGAGGCTTTTCCACATAGACGTGCTTTCCTGCCAGGAGTGCTTCACGTGCAAGGGTGAAGTGAGTTTCCGCCGGTGTGGCAATGACCACACCTTGAATATCCTCTTTGGACAATGCTTCATTTAATGCAAAACAAATGTCAACATTAGGGTATTGCTTTTTAAACTGTGAAAGGAGGGTTTCATCCTTATCACAGATCAGTTTCAGTGCTCCAAGTTTATGGTAGTTGCGGACAAGGTTTTTTCCCCAGTAACCTGAACCGATGATTGCGACTGATGGGTTGATCATAAAATCTGTTCCTTTTTACACTACTTTTAGGAAGGATTTATAGAACTAAACTTAAAGGTTTCGGCCTAATGAAGAATATTGAAGTTGTGCAATATTGTCGACATAAAATTTATAACTCTTTGCATCTATATGAAATTATATTAAAAATTTCTAAGAATGTCAAAGATAAATCGCAAAACATCGGTGATAAATAACGGTACTTTAGCATTTAAAAAAAATAGGCAAGACGCAAATAAGCGCTGTTTGGGGCTTGATATAGGTAGTCGGTTCCTGGCAGGTGAAAACCGCCGAATTCGGTTTCTGAAGAACCATAATATATATTTCCTCCCAATGTACATTGGAAGTCTTCAGTAACATCCCAGACAATACGAGGTTGAATGATTCCGGAAGGGTCGGCTGTATTGCATATCACCGTTAAATTGGCCTTGATCAGAGTATGTAATTCCATTTCGATTCCACCAGAAAGGTACTTCTTGCCTAAAACAAAGAGATCTCCGCGGGACAGGCGCTCGGTGATGCCCGGATCAGAAATGGCCCTTGAATAATTCTTGTCGCCGATGCCATTAAAATAAAACTCCATGAACCCGTAAAAGTTTTTTCCCCACCATACCCAGGAGTAATCCATGTTGGCGACAAGGGATAAGAAGTCATCCCTGCCTGTGTCATCATCCACAAACGTCCAAGTGGCATCCAGGCGCCAGGCTGCGTCCAGTAAATAACCGTTGCTGCCGATTCCGGCAACAACATCCTCATAATGATAGGCAGCCATAATGTCGAATTCAGCAGTTCTGACTGAAAAGTGCAGTTTTCCGCCAAAGGAGGACTCAGCCCCTTTGACATTTTGCGTGTCCTGATCTCGACGTGGCACCCAGAGCATCTGGATTTCACCGATTTTTTCGGGCGAAAACAGGGCAGTTAGCATATCGTCTCCAACTTTATAGTCGCGCTCAATATCGGTGGGAGCAAAGGGGTTAAACAGATCCATTGGATTAAAAATAAGGCCGTTACTCCAGGTCAAGGCCTGCCTGCCGATACGAATAGTGGCCCAGTCAGGTTGTAAGGTCAGGGAGAATCGATCCAGACGGTGATAAAGAATATATTTGTCATCTTCATCAATGATTTTGGTAAGGTCAAAGAAGCGGCGATCATCGTTTATGCCGCTGCCAGGTATCAAGCTGTGTTCCAACAGGTTTGGAAACAGTTCCGCAAGCTTATTTTGGGTGCGCATGGTATCGCCGCCATACAGAACGGCTTCATAATGGATGGTTGAATATAGCCAATCAGTTAAATACGTTTTGTTTTTTAGCCGGAAATCAGAGCTGCCGTCATAGTATGGGCCCGAGTTCGCCAAATAATAAATAGAATCATTATCCGGCCATGAGGCACTTCCAGCTATTTTGAACTGGCCACCCCACCGGGAGTCTATGTTTTCATACCATGATGTTAACTCAGGCGGAGAAGTTTCTGTTTTTTCAGGTGTGTATTGATTAAAAGAGTTCGCTGAATCTGCTGAGGCACCAATAGCTATATTCAACAGAGAAAACATAAGCAACCATCCGATCAGATGCATTTTCATGAATTTATTACACACTAATGTTATACCAAATGCCAAATGAATAATATTGGGGAAAATATAGGATCAATCACCAAAACACCACAGAGGGAAAGCGCCAAAGCCTACGATTAATCCGTACATTTTTGGAAAAAATCAGTGGGAAAGTATCACCACCTGATATAAATTACGGTGCTATTTAATTGATCGGGGGAGTTCCTTATCAATGGCCTTTTTGGTGAACCGTTTGAGATTTTATGATTGTTAGTAGTTCGTCCGGAGAAGCGCCCATTTGCCCGTATCAGCCTTAACAACAGTTTCGAGAAACCGGCGTTCGGTCCGCCTAGGCGGACTGAGATTGGATTTGAACCAGCCCCAAGGGACAGAATCCCACGGCAGCGTTAATCGTCTCTGCCTGTATGGATTTAACTGAGAAGATAGGGGGCGTGCACAGAGTGCCGGACTTATTTGTTAAGGCTGATACGGGCAAATGGGCGCTTCTCCGGACGAACTGAGTAGAGATTGAAAAACTCCCCGACCCCTCATTTAATTTTATCATCAACAATGCAACCGTCGCGGATAAGCACCAGCCGATGGGCATAATCCATGACCATCTTATCGTGAGTAGAGAATATAAATGTGATCTTTTTTTCTTGGTTCATTGTTTTCATCATTTCCAGCAGGCCGTTTCCTGTTTTTGAATCGAGGTTGGCAGTGGGTTCATCTGCCAGAACAATAGACGGGTTGGACACAATTGCGCGGGCCACAGCCACACGCTGCTGCTGTCCGCCGGAAAGCTCTGCCGGGCGACGGTTGTATTTGCCTTCCAGGCCGACATCATCCAAAATAGCCCTGGCACGTTTTCTTCTTTGGGTTGCCTGTATGCCCTGCAGCAACATTACAAACTCAACGTTTTCTATGGCGGAAAGGACCGGGATTAAATTATAAGACTGGAAGATAAATCCAACCTTGTGTAAACGAAGAAGCGCCAGTTGGGATTGGGTCATTTTCTCAAAAATATTTCCATCCACTTTTATATTGCCGCTGTCAGGTTGATCAAGGCCTCCGATTATATTCAGCAGGGTTGTCTTGCCGAACCTGAAGGTCCTGCAAGTGCCACAAAGTTTCCCTCATCAATGGAAAGGGTGACGCTTTTTAGCGCATGGACCTCAATTTTTCCCTGACGGTATGTTTTGAAAATATCTTTGCATTCTACAATACCCATAATGTTCCTTCCGTGTGATAATTACCCCTTGTGAGTTTTATGTTGCCCGTTGAAAAAGACATATATGGGCAACGGCCAGTATGTTCGTCATGTTTGCGCCAAAGCTTCCACCGGTGTAAACTTGGCTGCTTTGAATGCCGGATAAAGGCTGACCAGAAGACCAAGTATAACGACTACCAGGTTGGATAAGAGTACATCTTTTAGATGAACCGAAGGAAAAATTATTTTGGAAATTCCGGCAAATTCCGCACCCTCTGCAAAGGCAGAAAGATCTATGCCGCTTTCTGACAAGGCAAACACACATAAAAGGGCCATCAGGTTTCCAATGATCATGCCCATGATAAGAAGGATAAATGATTCTGAGAGCACATCTCTAATAATCCACCATGGCTTCATTCCAAGTGCCTTGAGCAGGCCGAATTCCCTCATCCTCTCAAATACCGCCATTAAAGTGGTGTTAACAATACCGAAACCCATGGCGATAAAAACAACCAAAGACCAAATGAAGATGAATCCGTCAAAAATGACCAGATAGGCGTTGATGATGGGGAGAAGTTCCTGCCAGGTCTGTATTTGATACCCATCTGTTCCCAGTTCAGCTTTAAGCCCGGCCGTTATTTGAGCAGCATCTATGTGATCAGGCAAAGTAATAGACACCTCTGAAATACCTTTTTTTAATTTTAGCATCTGTCTGGCGGTATCGATATTAACAAAAGCGAACTGTTTTTCTGTGGCCTGTAACTGAGATTGGTAGGTTCCGATGATACGAAATGCTTTTGAAGCAATGTTGCCGTCCTTATCCTGGGACATAACAATAAGTTTACGACCGAGTTTTGTTTCAAATTTAACCAAAAGGGCTTGTCCCACAATAATGCCTTGTTTGTCTTCAGCTTCTAGATAGCGGTCCTGGTTTATTGCGTGTCCGATAAAAGAGGTTTTGGCTTCTGCCGCAGGATTGATCCCGACCAGGGTGATACCACCCGTATGTCTGGCATTCCCCACAATGGCATTAACCCGTATTCTGGCGGCCCGGTTGGCACCGGTTGGAAGAACTTTGTTGAGCGCCGTTTCAAGGGTTTGGGTATCATACATACTGTTTTCGATCACCGGGTCGTTCCGATAATCTTTATGATGGATTTGAAGATGCCCGGTAAGCGTGGAGATGGAGTTTTTGATCATATCAACTTCCATCCCTCGCATGAGCGTGTTTAAAAAAACCATGCTCCAGACACCGATAATAATGGCAGTCATGATGACTGCTGTCCGTCTTGGGTTGCGCCATATATTTCGCCAGGCTAGCTGGAAATACATAAACCACCTTCAATTTTATTAAGTTTAAAGTGATCCAATATTTTCTATATAAAACAGTAAATTATATTTAATTTGAACGAACCACACTTTCTAAAAGTTGTGAAAAAAGTTATCGTACTTACACATGAGTCATGGCTTCAACCGGACGAAGGCTTCGAATCTTGAAAGCCGGGTACAGGGCAGCCAGAAATGTAATCATAAATACGATGGCTGGACCGCTGAGTGCTGAAAGCAGGGACAATCTGGGAAAGATTCGCCCTGAAATGCCATACTGAACTAAAATGTCCGATGCACCGGAAATATCGATTCCGTGCCCCTGGAAATATAAGGTGATGAGACACCCGCCGAAGATGCCTGCCATGATGCCGATCATGGTCATGCTCATCGATTCTAGCAAAAGGAGTTTGGTCAGCCTGCCGGGGGTTATCCCGATCGCTTTGAGCACGCCGAACTCTCTGGTTCGTTCAAATATAACCATCAGGAAAGTGTTCAGGATGCTAAATGCCACCACCAGGATCAATAAAAAATAAAAAATAATTCCACTGACAAGATCAAGTTGTATGCTTTGAACCAAACCTGGTGTAAGTTCTTTCCAATCAAGCACGACCAGAGGAGATTTCGGGCTAATTTTGTTTATTTCCTTATTAACAAAGGATTTAATTTCATCGACCGTTTTTAAGGAGTTTGCTGTCACAATCACTTCATGTACAGCGCCATGCATGCCATATACATCCTGAAA encodes the following:
- a CDS encoding cobalamin-dependent protein (Presence of a B(12) (cobalamin)-binding domain implies dependence on cobalamin itself, in one of its several forms, or in some unusual lineages, dependence on a cobalamin-like analog.); its protein translation is MNVLLINPPYSSEERYGRDLGKFGPLNEPLGLAYIGANLERNGHKVTIIDAPALEFKAEDICGHMEKEKYDMVGVTMLTPMYARSVEVARAVYNAFPNIKIVVGGPHPTILPEETLNENKEIDFVVIGEGEVILLNLVNAIEKGRSIDDIPGIAFRKESSVFVNPPPTMVIDLDELPLPARHLLPMDKYHITKSRTKTSHAFTVSVARGCPFNCAFCCRIFGRKVRHHSVKRIIEEIKILIDDYGAKEINLEADTLTVNRKFLFSLCDGLISSGLSNKISWTCESRIDTVDENVLRKMKEAGCWQTSYGVETGSQRLLDIIHKDITLEQIENTFAFTKKVGISIRAFYMLGIPTETRKESLRTIAFAKKLDARWSQFTVFTPFPGTELYDMVVKEGGLRSKNWSNYKTHGGWTKGDLAYVPRGRTIEEMKILQKKAYRAVYIRPKVIFRLLKEIDSIGKLKEYVIGFWVLLKTALPSRGGKNSVVKISRNDLENFAKGVYVDSPVYFSANSLIRYINWKKLDFALTLFKSKNNHVILDFACGNGVMFPTLSGLFNFVIGIDLHTTAAARLKKRFELKNVFPVTANGLKLPFKDKSFSTILTASTLEHFKELDEVVRELARIMEPDGYLLLLVPTENMFYKVGRILFGYKKPEDHYYSASEIEKAVEQHFKSEIKKYFPINILPFISVYRLGRFRKAEDCSSH
- a CDS encoding methyltransferase domain-containing protein, which codes for MLRRLMDILACPICAQPFKLKIIKKKNTNWHCNDIPGCNHYCEFISSNITSKDQVETHSLCNKCYKEEIIQGELLCPNGHVFPIVDAVPRLHDLDIGRLRTKKTFDVEWKVFNYDEKIYGHSQEEELKDLFRRMVVNERFFNGKTVLDAGCGIGRVTQSISKLAKEVIGIDFSLGVDEAYILNEKNLNVHILQADIMNLPFRLSYFDYIYSKGVLHYVSDVQQCLSSLAENVMPGGALSITIYPKMRPLFEKVNRLLRKITVILPIKAVYVMSFLLIPFITLAWKLSGTKGRYIGWNERAHMIFNWLASEFQNKASNKEVVGWFKKLGFNEIRLSDIPVGITGIKKE
- a CDS encoding lysylphosphatidylglycerol synthase domain-containing protein, with the protein product MNYFREKVDISFKKTIKNLIKYVFLAIIFYYFFFYVYENWNKIDEYKYETDWFYLSISLLLLLLSFSLLPLSLRNIVKIFKCKISFKKVCLILFYSQFAKYLPGGVWGYVGRVYLYKKEGMSTGDASKSVLLETLLVLVSGIFISFGSLFFIDKLSSLEWLDNIYIRSVGILISIILILFMHPKILNSLLDLMPAIINKNKVRFKYEFLSLLKPMLYLVIFWLGVGISFWFLIRSFIYIDSVLLPMTTCAFIISWVIGLFVFFTPGGIGTREAVLIVVLNLHLPVYISAFIALMARIWWVLGELIWLFLSYLLNRFDSKA
- a CDS encoding radical SAM protein; this encodes MKIAFIIKNHEIAEPLGIMYISSLLRTKGHSIALFIASKKNWLHCLKNYSPDIVGYSVISGSHAEYLKINDQVKTEIKTFSILGGPHTTFFPETVYQENVDAICIGEGGYAMLELADNIEQGSDISGINNLWIKKAGAVIKNPIRPLLEDLDELPFPDRDMVYMKDKYLRENKIKRFMSNSGCPFNCTYCFNRAYKNLYKGNKIIRWRSVQNVIDEIREVKNRYPLEIVRFIDDIFILPPISWLKEFKNLYKQEINLPFVCNLQVKLVTDEKIRLIKEAGCMSVYMAIESGNDKIRTELLERNMTKEEIINAFNLVHKYNIPIGAENILGLPEGSFETDMETLKLNIRCKVDNAISTVFQPYPKTKLGEYTIEKGYFDGNFDLLSESYFQGSRLNCFSNKDKKKIENLHKFFGFAVNHPSFLPLIKLLVSLPPNKLFRLFHRLWDSYCKRRKIFNIRFTIKDYLSALLRVLRY
- a CDS encoding YdcF family protein, whose amino-acid sequence is MKIRNPKILFSAFSFCIILIVLLLGFSELPWIISRPFIYEENIQASPVIVVLYSGYGITERNHLDKYSLHRIQKAIQIWKKELSPNILFSGGCADKRGTGLPGSNRMAAEALRLGIPEQRILIESGSKDTYNNVHNTSLMIKKKGWDSLILVTHDFHIKRAADLFHKNRFKIYPAPVEWETKKSWKSNWTYLRFLRYELQARLAYLLLNEKQLNSLMNFLRPE